A genomic region of Ignavibacteria bacterium contains the following coding sequences:
- a CDS encoding phosphoglycerate kinase has product MAKLTLQNLIDQNKISGKRVLVRVDFNVPLDENRVITDPKRIIETRDTINAITSNGGKCILMSHLGRPKGEVNPKYSLNVVAEYMTKWLDKQILFSDDCMSDDNLTVIDNMNQGDILLLENLRFYKQEEKNDPEFAKKLARYGDIYVNDAFGTAHRAHASTEGVTHFIDTCAAGYLMEKEIMYLSDAVNNPKKPLCAILGGSKISGKIDVIENLLTKADKILIGGGMMFTFYKALGFEIGKSILEEDKIELAKELYEKAKQMGKEITLPIDFVIADKFAEDAQFNIIEFDRVTGDYVNWMGMDIGPETIKKFRKEILDSKTIVWNGPMGVFEMDNFAKGTFEVANALAEATQNGATTIVGGGDSAAAIAKAGLENSVTHVSTGGGASLEYLEGKKLPGIEALTNV; this is encoded by the coding sequence ATGGCAAAGCTAACTTTACAAAATTTAATCGACCAGAATAAAATTTCAGGAAAAAGAGTTCTTGTAAGAGTTGATTTCAATGTTCCTCTCGATGAAAACAGAGTCATAACCGATCCGAAGAGAATCATAGAAACTCGTGACACAATAAATGCAATTACATCAAACGGAGGCAAATGTATTTTAATGAGTCATCTTGGACGTCCAAAAGGCGAAGTAAATCCGAAATATTCTCTTAATGTGGTTGCTGAATATATGACCAAGTGGCTGGATAAGCAGATTCTTTTTTCTGATGACTGCATGAGTGATGATAATCTCACAGTAATTGATAACATGAACCAAGGTGATATTTTGCTTCTTGAAAATCTGAGATTCTATAAACAGGAAGAAAAAAATGACCCTGAATTTGCAAAGAAACTGGCAAGATATGGTGATATATATGTGAATGATGCTTTCGGGACTGCTCACCGCGCACATGCTTCGACAGAAGGAGTGACGCACTTTATCGATACCTGTGCAGCGGGTTATCTTATGGAAAAAGAAATCATGTATTTATCAGATGCTGTTAATAATCCCAAAAAACCTTTGTGCGCAATCCTTGGCGGTTCAAAAATCTCAGGAAAGATTGATGTGATTGAAAATCTTTTGACCAAAGCTGATAAAATCTTAATCGGCGGCGGAATGATGTTCACGTTTTATAAAGCACTTGGATTTGAAATAGGGAAATCGATTCTTGAAGAAGATAAAATCGAGCTTGCAAAAGAGCTTTATGAAAAAGCTAAACAAATGGGAAAAGAAATTACGCTTCCGATTGATTTTGTAATTGCAGATAAGTTTGCTGAAGATGCGCAGTTTAATATAATTGAGTTTGACAGAGTGACGGGGGATTATGTTAACTGGATGGGAATGGATATCGGTCCTGAGACGATAAAGAAATTCAGAAAAGAAATTTTGGATTCAAAAACAATTGTATGGAATGGTCCGATGGGAGTTTTTGAAATGGATAACTTTGCAAAGGGAACTTTTGAAGTAGCAAATGCTCTTGCGGAGGCAACACAAAACGGTGCAACTACAATTGTTGGAGGAGGTGATTCTGCTGCTGCAATTGCAAAGGCAGGATTGGAAAATTCTGTTACTCACGTTTCAACGGGTGGCGGAGCATCACTTGAATATCTTGAAGGAAAGAAACTTCCGGGAATAGAAGCGTTAACTAACGTATAA